Below is a window of Mycolicibacterium rhodesiae NBB3 DNA.
ATCGCAGGTGGCGGGCCTTCCGGTTCAGCCGCTGCATGGCAGGCCGCGCAGACCGGCGCCAAGGTAGTGGTCCTGGACAAGGCCGAATTCCCGCGGGCAAAACCCTGCGGCGACGGGCTCACCGCCCGCGCCGTGAGCTATCTGCAGAAGATGGGACTGGCCGACGAGGTCGCCACGTACCACCGGGTGAATCGCGTCACGGTGTTCAGCCCCAGCGAGTGGGAGCTGTCGTTCCCGAAGCGCCCCGGAATGCCCGATCACGGTCATACGGTCAGCCGTGAGCACCTCGACACCGTGCTGCTCAAGCACGCGGAGTCCGCAGGCGCCGAGGTCCGCCAGGGCGCCGAGGTGACCGGGCCCGAGCTCGATCCCAGCGGTCGCGTGGTCGGGGTGACGCTCAAGAGCGGCGAGAAGGTCTACGGCGACGCGGTCATCGCGGCCGATGGCGCCTACTCCCCCATCAAGCGCGCCCTGAAGATCGACTCCGAGTACAACGGCTACCAGGCCATCGCGATCCGCTCGGAGATGCACGCGAACCGTCCCGACTCCGACAGCCTCGACATCTATCTGAAGCTGGCCTTCCAGGGCGATCAGCTGCCCGGTTACGGCTGGGTGTTCCCGATGGGTGGCGGTGTGTTCAACATCGGCCTGGGCTACGTCAACAGCTACAAGAACTGGCAGTCGATCAATGCCACCCAGTTCCTCGGCGACTTCCTGCGCACCTTGCCTGCCGACTGGGAGTTGCCGCCGATCGAGGAGCTGAAGAAGAACAAGAGTGTGCGGGCGTGGCGACTGCCGATGGGCTTCACCGCATGGCCGCCATGGCGACCGGGTGTGTTGTTCACCGGCGACTCGCTGGGCGCGGGCAAGCCCGCCTCCGGTGCGGGTATCTCGAAGGCTCTCGAATCCGGCCTTGCCGCAGGCGAATGCGCGATCGCGGCGCTGCAGAACGGCGGTCCGGACGACTTCACGAACTATGCGCAGCGCATGGAAGCCGCGTGGGGCCGCGAGTATCGCCGTGGCCGCTACTTCCA
It encodes the following:
- a CDS encoding NAD(P)/FAD-dependent oxidoreductase yields the protein MTQRYDLIIAGGGPSGSAAAWQAAQTGAKVVVLDKAEFPRAKPCGDGLTARAVSYLQKMGLADEVATYHRVNRVTVFSPSEWELSFPKRPGMPDHGHTVSREHLDTVLLKHAESAGAEVRQGAEVTGPELDPSGRVVGVTLKSGEKVYGDAVIAADGAYSPIKRALKIDSEYNGYQAIAIRSEMHANRPDSDSLDIYLKLAFQGDQLPGYGWVFPMGGGVFNIGLGYVNSYKNWQSINATQFLGDFLRTLPADWELPPIEELKKNKSVRAWRLPMGFTAWPPWRPGVLFTGDSLGAGKPASGAGISKALESGLAAGECAIAALQNGGPDDFTNYAQRMEAAWGREYRRGRYFHKLLGQPKLANAGVKLIDNAAFRDRMLKALYKKAQGPQHTTK